One Salinimonas marina DNA segment encodes these proteins:
- a CDS encoding Kelch repeat-containing protein has protein sequence MLYRKLTHGAATALCMLLVTACSRTTPTEFTTQLPFKLETARFGEAVANDGDTIYVFGGSHGGKWLNDVEIIDPDTQNIQVLHDHIIPRRYFSAVYDGAGKIYLIGGISHQNDTYTYESRVEVFDTQSRTITEVAPLPYPTRMNAAVYLNEKIYVLGGGHRDWETGNMTQSSLVAVYDTNTNSWSLAPPMPTARETTAVTYQGQIYAVGGYDGKGASTVVERFDPAANQWETLTPLPRPLSAHSTTVWQDQLFTFGHYTDLSASFVLDFNTQKWTPASLPLKEGRHHQATTLDDKVYVIGGSTPDNAGLDMIQVFDAATLSQAAE, from the coding sequence ATGTTGTATCGTAAGCTCACTCATGGGGCAGCCACAGCGTTATGTATGCTGCTGGTCACGGCCTGTTCGCGCACCACGCCAACAGAGTTTACAACGCAGTTACCGTTCAAACTGGAGACCGCTCGCTTTGGTGAAGCCGTGGCTAATGATGGCGACACCATCTATGTATTCGGGGGCTCGCATGGAGGTAAATGGCTTAATGATGTGGAGATTATTGACCCCGACACTCAAAATATTCAGGTGCTGCATGATCATATTATTCCTCGCCGGTATTTTTCGGCGGTCTACGATGGCGCGGGGAAAATTTATCTGATTGGGGGCATATCCCATCAAAATGACACCTACACCTATGAAAGTCGGGTCGAAGTGTTTGATACCCAAAGCCGCACCATCACCGAAGTTGCCCCACTGCCGTATCCGACCCGGATGAATGCCGCGGTGTATCTGAATGAGAAAATCTATGTGCTGGGTGGCGGGCATCGTGACTGGGAGACCGGCAATATGACCCAGTCATCCTTGGTGGCGGTGTACGACACCAATACCAATAGCTGGTCGCTGGCGCCGCCTATGCCCACTGCCCGGGAAACCACCGCAGTGACCTATCAGGGCCAGATCTATGCGGTGGGCGGCTACGATGGCAAGGGTGCCAGCACCGTGGTAGAACGGTTCGACCCTGCCGCCAATCAATGGGAGACCCTGACACCTTTACCCCGGCCATTAAGCGCCCATTCCACCACGGTTTGGCAGGACCAGCTCTTTACCTTTGGCCATTACACCGACCTGAGCGCCTCTTTTGTACTGGACTTCAACACCCAAAAATGGACGCCGGCCAGCTTACCGTTAAAAGAGGGGCGGCATCATCAGGCTACAACATTAGATGACAAAGTGTATGTTATTGGTGGCTCCACCCCGGATAATGCCGGACTGGATATGATTCAGGTGTTTGATGCCGCCACCCTGTCGCAGGCGGCGGAGTAG
- the ilvD gene encoding dihydroxy-acid dehydratase, translating into MPKLRSATTTQGRNMAGARALWRATGMKDNDFGKPIIAVANSFTQFVPGHVHLKDMGQLVARSIEQAGGVAKEFNTIAVDDGIAMGHSGMLYSLPSREIIADSVEYMANAHCADALVCISNCDKITPGMLMAAMRLNIPVVFVSGGPMEAGKTTLSDQIIKLDLVDAMVAAADDKVSDQDSTEIERSACPTCGSCSGMFTANSMNCLTEALGLSLPGNGSMLATHADREALFIRAGEVAVQLCKRWYGDDDASALPRSIANFQAFENAMSLDIAMGGSTNTILHLLAAAMEGEVPFSMDDIDRLSRHVPHLCKVAPATPQYHMEDVHRAGGVLGILNELNRAGLLHGDAHHVLGGTISEVISAWDITNPENKQADEFYRAGPAGIRTTKAFSQSCRWPQADTDREHGCIRAREHAFSQEGGLAVLYGNLAPDGCIVKTAGVDESIHTFTGRARIFESQDEAVAAILDNQIVAGDALVIRYEGPKGGPGMQEMLYPTSYLKSKGLGKACALITDGRFSGGTSGLSIGHCSPEAASGGGIALVEEGDTIQIDIPNRGINVALSDEQMQQRRDAMLASARPWKPATRERQVSLSLKNFALLATSADKGAVRDRAKLEDV; encoded by the coding sequence ATGCCCAAGTTACGATCAGCAACTACCACTCAAGGTAGAAATATGGCCGGAGCCCGCGCATTATGGCGGGCGACAGGAATGAAAGACAACGACTTTGGCAAGCCTATTATTGCAGTGGCCAATTCGTTTACGCAGTTTGTGCCTGGGCATGTACATTTAAAAGATATGGGTCAGCTGGTGGCGCGCAGTATTGAGCAAGCCGGCGGTGTGGCCAAAGAATTTAATACCATTGCGGTGGACGATGGCATCGCGATGGGTCATAGCGGCATGCTTTACAGCCTGCCGTCCAGAGAAATTATCGCCGACTCGGTAGAGTATATGGCGAATGCCCACTGCGCGGATGCGTTGGTGTGTATTTCTAATTGCGACAAAATCACCCCCGGCATGTTAATGGCCGCCATGCGGCTGAATATCCCGGTGGTGTTTGTCTCGGGCGGCCCCATGGAGGCGGGCAAAACCACCTTATCTGACCAGATTATTAAACTGGATTTGGTGGATGCCATGGTGGCGGCGGCGGATGATAAGGTCAGTGACCAGGATTCCACCGAGATAGAGCGCTCGGCCTGCCCTACGTGTGGCTCCTGCTCTGGCATGTTTACTGCCAATTCAATGAACTGTCTTACGGAAGCCCTGGGCTTGTCCCTGCCAGGTAATGGCTCCATGCTGGCCACCCATGCTGATCGTGAGGCACTGTTTATTCGGGCCGGCGAAGTCGCCGTGCAGTTGTGCAAGCGCTGGTATGGGGATGACGACGCCAGTGCCCTGCCACGCTCGATTGCCAACTTCCAGGCCTTTGAAAATGCCATGAGTCTGGATATTGCCATGGGCGGCTCCACCAATACCATTTTACATCTGCTGGCCGCCGCGATGGAAGGTGAGGTGCCCTTTAGCATGGACGATATTGATCGGCTGTCCCGCCACGTGCCACATTTGTGTAAAGTGGCGCCGGCCACCCCCCAATATCACATGGAAGATGTACACCGTGCCGGTGGGGTGCTGGGCATCCTCAATGAGCTGAACCGAGCCGGGCTGTTGCACGGAGATGCGCATCATGTACTGGGGGGTACGATAAGTGAGGTCATCAGCGCGTGGGATATCACCAATCCTGAAAATAAACAAGCCGATGAGTTTTACCGCGCCGGACCAGCCGGGATCCGGACCACCAAAGCATTTAGCCAGAGTTGTCGGTGGCCACAAGCCGATACCGATCGTGAACATGGTTGTATCCGCGCTCGGGAACATGCCTTTAGTCAGGAAGGCGGGCTGGCGGTATTGTATGGAAATCTGGCCCCGGATGGCTGCATTGTGAAAACCGCCGGCGTCGATGAGTCGATTCACACCTTTACCGGCCGCGCCCGTATTTTTGAATCTCAGGATGAAGCGGTAGCAGCGATTCTGGACAACCAAATCGTCGCCGGGGACGCACTGGTGATCCGCTACGAAGGGCCAAAAGGCGGGCCGGGAATGCAGGAAATGCTGTACCCCACCTCTTATCTTAAATCAAAAGGGCTGGGTAAAGCCTGTGCACTGATCACCGATGGCCGGTTCTCTGGTGGCACCAGCGGCTTGTCCATCGGGCATTGTTCGCCGGAGGCCGCCAGCGGTGGCGGTATTGCGCTGGTAGAAGAAGGCGACACCATCCAAATCGATATCCCCAATCGCGGGATCAATGTGGCGCTGAGTGACGAGCAGATGCAGCAGCGACGTGATGCCATGCTGGCCAGCGCCCGCCCGTGGAAGCCAGCCACCCGTGAGCGTCAGGTCTCCCTGTCATTGAAAAACTTTGCGCTACTGGCCACCAGCGCCGACAAAGGCGCGGTGCGGGATCGGGCCAAGCTGGAGGATGTATGA
- a CDS encoding branched-chain amino acid transaminase, whose protein sequence is MAKQPAEHIWFNGEIKPWQEATVHVMSHAIHYGSSVFEGVRAYKTPDKGTCVFRLQEHTRRLFDSAKVYRMTIPFSVEEINNATLEIIRKNKLQSAYIRPIAFYGDIGMGLQVPFGQEAEVTIAAFEWGAYLGEEAIKNGVDAGISSWNRLAANTMPTGAKAGGNYLSSQLISMEARRHGYGEGIALDVNGYISEGAGENIFIVRNGVVTTTPKTAAILPGITRDTVMTLLRDMGYEVREENIAREAMYLADEVFMCGTAAEVTPVRSVDGIAVGHGGRGPITEKVQDKFFGLFNGTTEDKWNWLTPVYD, encoded by the coding sequence AAGCCACCGTGCACGTAATGTCGCACGCAATTCACTATGGGTCGTCGGTTTTTGAAGGGGTGCGTGCTTACAAGACCCCAGATAAAGGGACCTGTGTGTTCCGTTTACAGGAACATACCCGGCGCTTGTTCGATTCCGCCAAAGTGTATCGAATGACGATCCCCTTTAGTGTCGAAGAGATTAACAACGCCACGCTTGAGATCATCCGCAAAAACAAGCTGCAAAGCGCTTATATCCGTCCCATTGCGTTTTATGGCGACATTGGTATGGGCTTGCAGGTGCCTTTTGGTCAGGAAGCCGAAGTGACCATTGCTGCTTTCGAATGGGGTGCCTATCTGGGTGAAGAAGCCATTAAAAATGGGGTCGACGCCGGTATCTCGTCATGGAACCGTCTGGCGGCCAACACCATGCCCACCGGTGCCAAAGCCGGCGGTAATTATCTGTCTTCGCAGCTGATTTCCATGGAAGCCAGACGCCATGGTTATGGCGAAGGTATCGCACTGGATGTGAATGGCTACATCAGTGAAGGTGCCGGCGAGAATATCTTCATTGTCCGTAACGGCGTGGTGACCACTACCCCTAAAACCGCTGCCATTCTGCCTGGCATAACCCGCGACACCGTCATGACCCTGTTACGTGATATGGGTTATGAAGTCCGCGAAGAAAATATTGCCCGGGAAGCAATGTACCTGGCTGACGAAGTCTTTATGTGTGGCACTGCTGCTGAAGTCACGCCGGTACGGAGTGTCGACGGCATTGCGGTGGGCCACGGCGGCCGCGGCCCAATCACTGAAAAAGTACAGGATAAGTTCTTCGGCTTGTTTAATGGTACCACCGAAGACAAATGGAACTGGTTAACCCCAGTCTACGACTAA